One genomic segment of Virgibacillus doumboii includes these proteins:
- the fliS gene encoding flagellar export chaperone FliS — protein sequence MSVNKHYQAYQNNSVNTASGGELTLMLYNGCIKFIKQAMKDMQNQSHEAKNTNIQKAQNIIRELMLTLDPKVEISQQIMPLYEYILHQLQEGNIKNDVAILEEALGYVIEFRDTWKEVIKQTRQTQYAQGARV from the coding sequence ATGTCAGTAAACAAACATTATCAGGCATATCAGAATAACTCAGTTAACACCGCATCAGGTGGAGAACTGACACTAATGTTATATAATGGCTGCATAAAATTTATTAAACAGGCAATGAAAGATATGCAAAATCAGAGCCATGAAGCAAAGAATACCAACATCCAGAAAGCACAAAATATCATTCGTGAATTAATGCTGACACTTGACCCTAAGGTTGAAATTTCACAACAAATCATGCCTTTATATGAATATATTTTACATCAGCTGCAAGAAGGCAATATTAAAAATGATGTGGCTATACTGGAAGAAGCATTAGGTTATGTTATTGAATTCCGTGATACATGGAAAGAAGTAATCAAACAGACAAGACAAACACAATATGCACAGGGCGCCAGAGTATAA
- a CDS encoding flagellar protein FliT, producing MSQLHEIYDITKELEKVLNEKVHAKDRDSMIEQVNDLVEQRGQLLNKTSPPFTEAEKQLGKELVHLNENIQVKMNALFDDLKVEMKQVKKQKKSNRTYLNPYEDVKSLDGMYLDSKK from the coding sequence ATGAGTCAATTGCATGAAATATATGACATAACCAAAGAGCTGGAAAAAGTTCTGAATGAGAAGGTTCACGCAAAAGACCGGGACAGCATGATTGAACAGGTAAATGATTTGGTTGAACAGAGAGGTCAGTTATTAAATAAAACTTCTCCTCCGTTTACAGAAGCAGAAAAGCAGCTTGGAAAAGAACTGGTCCATTTAAACGAAAATATTCAAGTGAAAATGAACGCACTGTTTGATGATCTAAAAGTGGAAATGAAACAAGTGAAAAAACAGAAAAAATCCAATCGTACCTATTTGAATCCTTATGAAGACGTAAAATCGCTGGACGGTATGTATTTGGACAGCAAAAAATAA
- the secA gene encoding preprotein translocase subunit SecA — MAGLLTKIFGDGTKKQLAQLQKKVDQIEALESDMEKLSDDDLTNKTAEFKERYENGETLNDMMIEAYAVVREASKRVLKMRPFPVQLMGAIALHEGNIAEMKTGEGKTLASTMPAYLNAISGKGVHIITVNEYLADRDAREMGELYGFLGLTVGLNGNGLTKEEKREAYYSDITYGTNNEFGFDYLRDNMVLYKEQMVQRPLNFAIIDEVDSILIDEARTPLIISGSAQKSAAMYQQANSFVSTLKRETDYTFDEKTKGVQLTEEGINKAERYFSIENLFDLNNVSLTHHINQALKAHASMQRDTDYVVQEGEVIIVDQFTGRLMKGRRYSDGLHQAIEAKEGLQIQNESMTLASITFQNFFRMYNKLSGMTGTAKTEEEEFRNIYNMDVVAIPTNKPIVRADNSDMIYKSMEGKFRAVVNEIKERYENGQPVLVGTVAVETSELISKMLKNAGVKHNVLNAKNHYREAEIIENAGQRGAVTIATNMAGRGTDIKLGDGVTELGGLAVIGTERHESRRIDNQLRGRSGRQGDPGLTQFYLSMEDELMRRFGSDNLKSMMERLGMDDTQPIESKMVSRAVESAQKRVEGNNFDARKTVLSYDDVLRQQREIIYKQRFDVIEANEDLREIVEGMIVSTLQRVVHANTQDELDENWELDSIVEYVHGNLLDYNDISVDDIKGKEPEEITEFIMEKVRARYDEKEQELTPEQMREFEKVILLRTVDTKWMDHIDQMDQLRQGIHLRAYGQNDPLQEYQAEGFHMFEEMVVAIEEEVARYVMKAQIRENLQRQEVVKNTQAVSGDQEEKKKSRKPYVKTEDIGRNDPCPCGSGKKYKNCHGK; from the coding sequence ATGGCTGGTTTATTGACAAAAATATTCGGTGATGGCACCAAAAAACAACTTGCACAATTACAGAAAAAAGTCGATCAGATAGAAGCATTGGAATCTGATATGGAAAAACTGTCTGATGATGATCTTACAAATAAAACCGCAGAATTCAAAGAACGTTATGAAAATGGAGAAACATTGAACGACATGATGATTGAAGCTTATGCAGTTGTCCGTGAAGCTTCAAAGCGCGTTTTGAAAATGCGTCCTTTCCCGGTTCAGCTTATGGGTGCGATTGCGTTGCATGAAGGCAATATCGCTGAAATGAAAACCGGTGAAGGTAAAACATTAGCGTCAACTATGCCTGCATATTTAAATGCGATTTCCGGAAAAGGCGTTCATATTATAACAGTAAACGAATACCTTGCAGACCGTGACGCGAGAGAAATGGGAGAACTGTATGGCTTTCTTGGTCTGACGGTTGGTTTAAATGGCAATGGACTTACGAAAGAAGAAAAGAGAGAAGCGTATTACAGTGATATCACGTATGGTACGAATAACGAATTTGGCTTCGATTATTTACGTGACAACATGGTTCTTTATAAAGAGCAAATGGTTCAGCGCCCGTTGAATTTTGCAATTATTGACGAGGTTGACTCCATTCTAATTGATGAAGCCAGAACACCATTAATTATTTCCGGCTCTGCACAAAAGTCAGCTGCCATGTATCAACAGGCCAACTCATTTGTAAGTACACTGAAACGTGAAACTGACTATACGTTTGATGAAAAAACAAAAGGTGTACAGTTGACGGAAGAAGGTATAAATAAGGCAGAACGCTATTTCAGTATTGAAAACCTGTTCGATTTAAATAACGTATCACTGACACACCACATTAACCAGGCACTAAAAGCACATGCATCGATGCAGCGTGATACCGATTATGTTGTTCAGGAAGGCGAAGTAATTATCGTTGACCAATTCACAGGTCGTTTGATGAAAGGACGGCGCTACAGTGATGGACTTCATCAGGCAATCGAGGCAAAAGAAGGTCTGCAGATTCAAAATGAAAGCATGACACTGGCGTCCATTACATTCCAGAACTTCTTCCGTATGTACAATAAACTTTCCGGGATGACCGGTACTGCGAAGACAGAGGAAGAAGAATTCCGGAATATTTACAACATGGATGTCGTCGCGATTCCGACGAACAAACCAATTGTCCGTGCTGATAATTCCGATATGATTTATAAATCAATGGAAGGAAAATTCCGGGCTGTTGTTAATGAAATTAAAGAGAGATATGAGAACGGACAGCCGGTTCTTGTAGGTACGGTTGCTGTTGAAACATCCGAGCTGATTTCAAAAATGCTTAAGAATGCCGGTGTTAAACACAATGTCTTAAATGCGAAAAACCACTATCGGGAAGCGGAGATTATTGAAAATGCCGGCCAAAGAGGTGCAGTAACGATTGCAACCAATATGGCAGGTCGTGGTACGGATATTAAACTTGGTGATGGAGTAACAGAACTTGGCGGTCTCGCTGTTATTGGTACGGAGCGGCATGAATCACGTCGTATTGATAACCAGCTGCGTGGACGTTCAGGACGTCAGGGTGACCCGGGACTGACGCAATTTTATTTATCGATGGAAGATGAATTAATGCGTCGTTTTGGATCGGACAATTTGAAGTCGATGATGGAACGTCTTGGAATGGATGACACACAGCCGATTGAAAGTAAAATGGTTTCCAGAGCGGTTGAATCTGCCCAGAAACGGGTTGAAGGTAACAACTTCGATGCACGTAAAACTGTACTTTCCTATGATGATGTTTTACGTCAGCAACGTGAAATCATTTACAAGCAACGTTTTGATGTAATCGAAGCAAATGAGGATCTTCGTGAGATTGTTGAAGGTATGATTGTTTCAACACTTCAACGCGTGGTCCATGCAAATACCCAGGATGAACTTGACGAGAACTGGGAGCTCGATTCAATTGTGGAATATGTTCATGGCAATCTGCTCGATTATAACGATATTTCAGTGGATGACATTAAAGGAAAAGAGCCGGAAGAAATTACGGAATTTATTATGGAAAAAGTAAGAGCCCGTTATGATGAAAAAGAACAGGAGCTTACCCCTGAACAGATGCGCGAGTTTGAAAAGGTTATTTTACTTCGTACAGTGGATACGAAGTGGATGGACCATATCGATCAAATGGATCAGCTTCGCCAGGGAATTCATTTACGTGCATACGGACAAAACGATCCATTGCAGGAATATCAGGCAGAAGGCTTCCACATGTTTGAAGAAATGGTTGTTGCAATTGAAGAAGAAGTTGCCAGATACGTAATGAAAGCACAAATACGCGAGAACCTGCAACGCCAGGAAGTTGTAAAGAATACACAAGCAGTTTCCGGTGATCAGGAAGAGAAGAAAAAATCACGTAAGCCATATGTGAAAACCGAGGATATCGGACGAAATGATCCATGTCCATGCGGCAGCGGTAAAAAGTATAAAAACTGTCATGGAAAATAA
- the prfB gene encoding peptide chain release factor 2 (programmed frameshift) has protein sequence MELAEISNELEQMKKRINEFRGSLDLDNKRERIKELEMEMTVPAFWDDPSEAQKVIDENNGLKSYVDNFEDLEEKLDNLKVSYELVKEETDAELFAELEEEITALRKNINDFELQMLLSEPYDANNAILELHPGAGGTESQDWASMLLRMYQRWADKKNFSVETLDYLPGDEAGVKSVTLLIKGHNAYGNLKAEKGVHRLVRISPFDSSGRRHTSFTSCDVMPEMSDDVDVEVKNEDIKIDTYRASGAGGQHVNTTDSAVRITHLPTKTIVTCQSERSQIQNREQAMKMLKSKLYQLELERQQQEVDALRGEQKEIGWGSQIRSYVFHPYTMVKDHRTNVEVGNAQGVIDGNLDPFIDAYLRAQLN, from the exons ATGGAACTAGCAGAAATCAGCAATGAACTGGAACAAATGAAAAAGCGAATTAATGAATTCAGGGGGTCTCTT GACTTAGATAACAAGAGAGAGCGCATAAAAGAGCTTGAAATGGAAATGACAGTTCCTGCGTTCTGGGATGATCCGTCTGAAGCACAAAAAGTTATTGATGAAAATAACGGATTGAAAAGTTATGTGGATAATTTTGAGGATTTAGAGGAGAAACTCGATAACCTCAAAGTATCCTATGAACTGGTAAAGGAAGAAACTGATGCAGAATTATTTGCTGAACTTGAGGAAGAAATCACTGCTCTAAGAAAAAATATTAATGATTTTGAACTGCAGATGCTCTTAAGCGAACCATATGATGCAAATAATGCCATATTGGAACTGCATCCGGGAGCAGGTGGAACCGAGTCACAGGATTGGGCAAGCATGCTGCTCAGGATGTATCAGCGGTGGGCTGATAAGAAGAATTTTTCTGTGGAAACATTGGATTACTTGCCAGGTGATGAAGCGGGTGTTAAGAGTGTTACGCTATTGATAAAGGGCCATAATGCCTATGGTAATTTGAAAGCTGAAAAAGGCGTCCACAGGCTTGTTCGGATATCTCCATTTGACTCATCCGGACGACGTCACACATCTTTTACGTCGTGTGATGTAATGCCTGAAATGTCTGATGATGTTGATGTAGAGGTAAAAAATGAGGATATCAAGATTGATACGTACCGTGCCAGCGGGGCTGGTGGTCAGCACGTAAACACTACAGATTCGGCAGTTCGTATTACCCATTTACCGACAAAAACGATTGTTACGTGTCAGTCTGAACGGTCGCAAATCCAAAATCGGGAGCAGGCAATGAAAATGTTGAAGTCGAAACTGTACCAGCTTGAATTGGAACGCCAGCAACAGGAAGTGGATGCACTAAGAGGAGAACAAAAAGAAATTGGCTGGGGAAGCCAAATTCGTTCGTATGTTTTCCATCCATACACTATGGTAAAAGATCACCGTACAAATGTTGAAGTTGGTAATGCACAAGGTGTTATAGATGGTAATCTTGACCCGTTCATTGATGCCTATTTACGTGCACAATTGAACTAA
- a CDS encoding c-type cytochrome: MKKWLLTVLFGSALVLGACGGGGDDGATDDSADNGSNGTEESADEGGGTVDSAAAEEIYQSNCATCHGADLSGGAGADLTSVGADHSSDEIKDIITNGTDGGMPAFGSQLSEGDIQTLASWLAQKK; encoded by the coding sequence ATGAAAAAATGGTTATTGACAGTATTGTTCGGCTCAGCGCTTGTGCTCGGCGCTTGTGGCGGCGGAGGGGATGACGGCGCTACGGATGATTCAGCCGATAACGGCAGCAATGGTACTGAAGAATCTGCCGATGAAGGCGGCGGTACAGTTGATTCTGCTGCAGCCGAAGAAATTTACCAAAGTAATTGTGCTACCTGTCATGGTGCAGATCTATCCGGTGGTGCAGGTGCTGATTTGACATCAGTCGGTGCAGATCATTCATCTGATGAAATCAAGGATATTATTACAAATGGTACAGATGGTGGTATGCCGGCATTTGGATCTCAGCTATCTGAAGGAGACATCCAAACACTTGCTTCATGGTTAGCACAAAAAAAGTAA
- the hpf gene encoding ribosome hibernation-promoting factor, HPF/YfiA family produces the protein MKYNIRGENIEVTGAIRDYVEKKISKLERYFDTPPTSDVHVNLSVYNDEQRIEVTIPMTDLLLRAEEQHIDLYAAIDLVVDKLERQIRKYKTKVNRKFRQKGSPKHIFAELEKEANNEKSESDEIEIVRTKRFNLKPMDSEEAVLQMDMLGHAFYVFTNSFSGDTNVVYRRKDGKYGLIEPNA, from the coding sequence ATGAAGTACAACATTCGTGGTGAGAATATTGAGGTGACAGGGGCAATACGTGATTACGTAGAAAAGAAAATCAGCAAGCTTGAGAGATACTTTGATACACCGCCAACATCTGATGTACATGTAAACTTAAGTGTCTATAACGATGAACAGCGAATTGAGGTTACGATTCCAATGACTGATTTGCTGCTGCGGGCCGAGGAACAGCATATTGATCTTTATGCGGCAATTGACCTGGTAGTAGACAAATTGGAAAGGCAAATTCGTAAGTACAAAACAAAAGTTAATCGTAAATTTAGACAGAAAGGTTCTCCGAAACACATATTTGCTGAGTTAGAAAAAGAAGCAAATAACGAAAAAAGTGAATCCGATGAAATAGAAATTGTACGAACTAAACGATTTAATTTAAAACCAATGGATTCTGAAGAAGCAGTACTGCAAATGGATATGTTAGGCCATGCATTCTATGTATTTACCAACTCCTTTTCCGGTGATACGAACGTAGTATATCGCCGGAAAGACGGAAAATACGGATTGATTGAGCCTAACGCCTGA